From one Octopus bimaculoides isolate UCB-OBI-ISO-001 chromosome 1, ASM119413v2, whole genome shotgun sequence genomic stretch:
- the LOC106874236 gene encoding uncharacterized protein LOC106874236 produces the protein MLLPETSKQENDGLIASYNIALLVAKSGKSLTNGETLLHPFIEQVLSTVMHEKPHDIMKKIPLSNNTISRHIDEMAKDVKHQLINILQRSEFSIQLDELTVVDNQCLTMVYVRYFSEGLQLCEEMLFTEKLPLDSKGATIFRTHKSFLSEHNMPLSNILASSTTSLKDELVDEDLTTYRNYLQSLHDNTVERFQDVIALNIPNWYSNPFEVDAVDCEYDVQEELIELQNDNDTIMRYRRNGKENLWYNQRILNSYPNLWKYLKLLLLAFPISYLVESGLNHVGTLLSHKRIRLDMTSRENLRLKLTS, from the exons ATGCTACTCCCAGAAACAAGTAAACAGGAGAATGACGGATTGATTGCATCTTACAACATTGCATTGCTCGTTGCTAAATCTGGGAAGTCTCTAACaaatggagaaacattacttcacCCATTTATTGAACAGGTTTTGTCAACTGTTATGCACGAAAAACCCCATGACATTATGAAGAAGATCCCACTTAGTAATAACACAATTTCTCGACACATCGATGAAATGGCCAAGGATGTCAAACATCAACTCATTAATATTCTCCAGCgttctgaattttctatacaaTTGGATGAGTTAACTGTTGTGGATAATCAATGTTTGACGATGGTATATGTTAGGTATTTCAGCGAAGGCCTTCAACTTTGTGAGGAAATGCTGTTCACAGAGAAATTGCCGCTTGATTCAAAAGGTGCAACTATTTTTCGCACTCACAAGTCTTTCCTTTCTGAACATAATATGccactcagtaatattcttgcct CTTCCACAActtctttgaaagatgaattggttGATGAAGACTTAACTACATATCGCaactatttacaatcattgcatgATAATACGGTGGAgcgatttcaagatgttattgcgctgaatattccaaattggtatagcaATCCGTTTGAAGTTGATGCAGTCGATTGCGAATATGACGTTCAGGaggaattgatagaattacaaaatgacaatgacacCATAATGCGATATCGCCGTAATGGCAAAGAAAATTTGTGGTACAATCAGCGTATATTAAATTCCTATCCCAATCTGTGGAAATatctgaaattacttttgcttgcCTTCCCTATCTCATACCTTGTTGAGTCTGGTCTTAACCATGTTGGAACTTTACTTTCCCATAAAAGAATTCGACTAGATATGACATCACGAGAAAACTTGCGCCTAAAGTTGACAAGTTAG